Proteins encoded within one genomic window of Microbacterium sp. LKL04:
- a CDS encoding GntR family transcriptional regulator — translation MPVPATASPPRPLLRDEVRTRLREAIVDGTLAPGEQLRDAELAVWLGVSRTPVREALLDLARSGLVQALPGRSTVVSPVEGRDVQDAAAVVAAMHRVAVVEATPLLTDGDIQRMQEANDAFVAAHAAGDTDAALAADRAFHAVAVERASNAAVRTVLALYGPVLERAERLRFGSHDASASASRHADLIRHCTARDAHAAASVAEGLWLDLLTDTTPQETP, via the coding sequence ATGCCGGTCCCTGCCACTGCTTCGCCGCCGCGCCCGCTGCTGCGCGATGAGGTCCGCACGCGCCTCCGTGAAGCCATCGTCGACGGAACTCTCGCGCCCGGCGAGCAGCTCCGCGACGCCGAGCTCGCCGTCTGGCTCGGCGTCTCCCGCACCCCCGTCCGCGAGGCGCTCCTCGACCTCGCCCGCTCCGGGCTCGTCCAGGCGCTCCCCGGGCGGTCGACCGTCGTCTCCCCCGTCGAGGGTCGGGACGTGCAGGACGCCGCCGCGGTCGTCGCCGCCATGCATCGCGTCGCGGTCGTCGAGGCGACCCCGCTGCTCACCGACGGCGACATCCAGCGGATGCAGGAGGCCAATGACGCCTTCGTCGCTGCGCACGCCGCCGGTGACACCGACGCAGCCCTCGCTGCGGATCGTGCGTTCCACGCCGTCGCCGTGGAGCGTGCGTCGAACGCGGCGGTGCGCACCGTCCTCGCGCTTTACGGCCCCGTCCTCGAACGCGCCGAGCGGCTGCGTTTCGGATCTCACGACGCATCCGCATCCGCATCCCGACACGCCGACCTCATCCGACACTGCACCGCCCGTGACGCCCACGCCGCGGCATCCGTCGCCGAAGGCCTCTGGCTCGACCTCCTCACCGACACCACACCCCAGGAGACCCCGTGA
- a CDS encoding 1-aminocyclopropane-1-carboxylate deaminase: MILDQFPRHPLTFGPSPLQHLKRLTQHLGGAQVWAKREDVSSGLAFGGNKTRKLEYIVPDVLASGADTIVSIGGYQSNHTRQVAAVAAHLGLKARLVQEKWVPWDEPVNDKVGNILLSRMMGADSRLDDAGFDIGIRDSWKQALQDVEDAGGTPYPIPAGASEHRLGGLGFANWAFEVAEQEKQFGVFFDTIVVCTVTGSTHAGMIAGFAALEELTGVRRRVIGIDASATLQKTRDQVARIARNTAELIELGRDLRDDEIQVLEGWAGDLYGIPVDSTMSAMALGAQLEAMITDPVYEGKSLAGLIDLVQSGDIPKDSTVLYAHLGGQPAINAYHSLWS; encoded by the coding sequence GTGATCCTCGACCAGTTCCCCCGCCACCCGCTGACCTTCGGGCCGAGCCCCCTCCAGCATCTGAAGCGACTGACGCAGCACCTCGGCGGCGCGCAGGTGTGGGCCAAGCGCGAGGACGTCTCGAGCGGCCTGGCCTTCGGCGGCAACAAGACGCGCAAGCTCGAGTACATCGTGCCCGACGTGCTCGCGAGCGGCGCCGACACGATCGTCTCGATCGGCGGCTACCAGTCGAACCACACCCGCCAGGTCGCGGCCGTCGCCGCGCACCTCGGCCTCAAGGCGCGTCTCGTGCAGGAGAAGTGGGTCCCGTGGGACGAGCCGGTCAACGACAAGGTCGGCAACATCCTGCTGTCGCGCATGATGGGCGCGGACTCCCGCCTCGACGACGCCGGCTTCGACATCGGCATCCGGGACTCCTGGAAGCAGGCACTGCAGGACGTGGAGGATGCCGGTGGCACCCCCTACCCGATCCCCGCCGGCGCGTCGGAGCACCGCCTCGGCGGTCTCGGATTCGCGAACTGGGCCTTCGAGGTCGCCGAGCAGGAGAAGCAGTTCGGCGTCTTCTTCGACACGATCGTGGTCTGCACCGTGACCGGATCGACCCACGCGGGAATGATCGCCGGCTTCGCCGCCCTCGAAGAGCTCACCGGCGTGCGGCGCCGCGTCATCGGCATCGACGCGTCCGCCACGCTGCAGAAGACGCGCGACCAGGTCGCACGCATCGCCCGCAACACGGCGGAACTGATCGAGCTCGGCCGGGATCTGCGCGACGACGAGATCCAGGTGCTGGAAGGTTGGGCGGGCGACCTCTACGGCATCCCCGTCGACTCGACGATGTCGGCGATGGCGCTCGGAGCACAGCTCGAGGCGATGATCACCGACCCGGTCTACGAGGGCAAGTCGCTCGCCGGGCTCATCGACCTCGTGCAGAGCGGCGACATCCCGAAGGACTCGACCGTGCTCTACGCGCACCTCGGCGGGCAGCCGGCGATCAACGCCTACCACTCGCTCTGGAGCTGA
- the ispG gene encoding flavodoxin-dependent (E)-4-hydroxy-3-methylbut-2-enyl-diphosphate synthase — MPRVPETLAPRRKSRQIKVGKVLVGGDAPVSVQSMTTTPTTNINATLQQIAELTASGCEIVRVAVPHQADADALKIIAMKSQIPVIADIHFQPRYIYSAIDAGCGAVRVNPGNIREFDGNVGQIAAAAKAAGVSLRIGVNAGSLDKRLLEKYGKATAEALVESAVWEASLFEEHDFHDFKISVKHNDPVVMVKAYRMLAERGDWPLHLGVTEAGPAFQGTIKSATAFGILLGEGIGDTIRVSLSAPPAEEVKVGHQILQSLNLRERKLEIVSCPSCGRAQVDVYSLADNVTEGLKDMTVPLRVAVMGCVVNGPGEARDADLGVASGNGKGQIFVKGEVVKTVPEEDIVATLIAEANRLADEMGPDAPLGTAQVVTS, encoded by the coding sequence ATGCCCCGCGTGCCGGAGACCCTCGCGCCTCGCCGCAAGAGTCGTCAGATCAAGGTCGGCAAGGTCCTCGTCGGCGGCGACGCCCCCGTCAGCGTCCAGTCGATGACGACGACGCCCACGACGAACATCAACGCCACCCTGCAGCAGATCGCCGAGCTCACGGCCTCCGGCTGCGAGATCGTCCGTGTCGCCGTGCCCCACCAGGCTGACGCCGATGCGCTCAAGATCATCGCGATGAAGAGCCAGATCCCCGTCATCGCCGACATCCACTTCCAGCCGCGGTACATCTACAGCGCGATCGACGCCGGCTGCGGTGCGGTGCGCGTGAACCCCGGCAACATCCGCGAGTTCGACGGTAACGTCGGTCAGATCGCCGCTGCGGCGAAGGCCGCCGGGGTGTCGCTGCGCATCGGTGTCAACGCGGGCTCGCTCGACAAGCGACTGCTCGAGAAGTACGGCAAGGCGACGGCCGAGGCCCTCGTCGAGAGCGCCGTGTGGGAGGCATCCCTCTTCGAAGAGCACGACTTCCACGACTTCAAGATCTCGGTCAAGCACAACGACCCCGTCGTGATGGTGAAGGCCTACCGCATGCTCGCCGAGCGGGGCGACTGGCCGCTCCACCTCGGCGTGACCGAGGCCGGACCCGCGTTCCAGGGCACGATCAAGAGCGCGACGGCCTTCGGCATCCTGCTCGGCGAGGGCATCGGCGACACCATCCGCGTCTCGCTGTCGGCGCCTCCCGCCGAAGAGGTCAAGGTCGGCCACCAGATCCTGCAGTCGCTGAACCTCCGCGAGCGCAAGCTCGAGATCGTCTCGTGCCCGTCCTGCGGTCGCGCGCAGGTCGACGTCTACTCGCTGGCCGACAACGTCACCGAGGGTCTCAAGGACATGACGGTCCCGCTGCGCGTCGCCGTCATGGGATGCGTCGTCAACGGTCCCGGTGAGGCGCGCGACGCCGACCTCGGTGTCGCCTCGGGTAACGGCAAGGGTCAGATCTTCGTCAAGGGCGAGGTCGTCAAGACCGTCCCCGAGGAGGACATCGTCGCGACTCTCATCGCCGAGGCGAACCGTCTCGCCGACGAGATGGGCCCGGACGCTCCGCTGGGAACGGCGCAGGTCGTCACCTCCTGA
- a CDS encoding chorismate-binding protein, protein MTGTAPIILADLAARGVPFALLARDGETVEVLTGDVIDVELLADIPLTDDAGAGREVLALVPFRQVVERGFACHDDEAPLRCLVVGERRALPLADALAQLPTARIPLEDAGFDIDDESYADIVRRVIADEIGRGEGANFVIRRDYVAGVDGDPLTAGLTWFRALLEHERGAYWTFLVSTPDHLAVGASPEAHVSAQDGIVTMNPISGTFRHPAGGATAETLTEFLSSTKETEELFMVVDEELKMMSAVCSDGGRITGPHLKEMSRLTHTEYMLRGTSTMDPRDILRETMFAPTVTGSPMQNACTVIARHEQSPRGYYSGVAALFTPRADGGHDLDAPILIRTAYVVDGRLRVPVGATLVRHSDPYGEVGETHGKAAGVLGAIGAIPRDTVVASPVDEDAPAAARRPLGEDPAIAELLASRNARLAAFWLNPQGEPSRGPLAGRTALVVDAEDRFTTMLAHQLRHLGFAVTIAHWSEATPDAVAAADLVVSGPGPGDPRDADSDRIARLREVVGARLDARAPLLAVCLSHQVLADRLGIDLAPLASPHQGLQKTVDVFGAAASIGFYNTFTARVAPGTDRVGATDVAADAVTGDVYALRGPGYASVQGHLESILSRDGLTTLDRLVTHALSPVEG, encoded by the coding sequence ATGACCGGCACCGCCCCGATCATCCTCGCCGACCTCGCCGCCCGCGGTGTCCCCTTCGCCCTCCTCGCCCGCGATGGCGAAACCGTCGAGGTACTCACGGGCGACGTCATCGACGTCGAACTGCTCGCCGACATCCCCCTCACCGATGACGCCGGCGCAGGGCGCGAGGTCCTCGCCCTCGTGCCGTTCCGCCAGGTCGTCGAGCGCGGATTCGCGTGCCACGACGACGAGGCCCCCCTCCGCTGTCTCGTCGTCGGCGAGCGCCGCGCCCTCCCCCTGGCCGACGCCCTCGCGCAACTGCCGACGGCCCGCATCCCGCTCGAAGATGCCGGCTTCGACATCGACGACGAGTCGTACGCCGACATCGTCCGCCGCGTCATCGCCGACGAGATCGGCCGCGGTGAGGGCGCCAACTTCGTCATCCGCCGCGACTACGTCGCGGGCGTCGACGGCGACCCGCTCACCGCGGGCCTCACCTGGTTCCGCGCACTCCTCGAGCACGAACGGGGCGCGTACTGGACGTTCCTCGTCTCGACGCCGGACCACCTCGCCGTCGGCGCGAGTCCCGAGGCGCACGTGAGCGCCCAGGACGGCATCGTGACGATGAACCCCATCTCGGGGACCTTCCGGCACCCCGCCGGCGGCGCGACCGCCGAGACGCTCACCGAGTTCCTCTCCTCCACGAAGGAGACGGAGGAACTGTTCATGGTGGTCGACGAGGAACTGAAGATGATGTCGGCCGTCTGCAGCGACGGCGGCCGCATCACGGGGCCGCACCTCAAGGAGATGTCGCGCCTCACGCACACCGAGTACATGCTGCGCGGCACGAGCACGATGGACCCCCGCGACATCCTGCGCGAGACGATGTTCGCGCCCACCGTCACCGGTTCGCCGATGCAGAACGCCTGCACGGTCATCGCGCGGCACGAGCAGAGCCCCCGCGGCTACTACTCCGGGGTCGCCGCACTGTTCACGCCGCGCGCGGACGGCGGTCACGACCTCGATGCGCCCATCCTCATCCGCACCGCCTACGTCGTCGACGGCCGCCTGCGCGTCCCGGTCGGGGCGACGCTCGTGCGCCACTCCGACCCCTACGGCGAGGTGGGCGAGACGCACGGCAAGGCCGCCGGGGTCCTCGGTGCGATCGGCGCCATCCCCCGTGACACGGTCGTCGCCTCCCCGGTCGACGAGGATGCACCCGCCGCGGCGCGCCGGCCTCTCGGCGAGGACCCGGCGATCGCTGAGCTCCTCGCCTCACGCAACGCCCGCCTCGCCGCATTCTGGCTCAACCCGCAGGGCGAACCGAGCCGGGGACCGCTGGCCGGACGGACCGCTCTCGTGGTGGACGCCGAGGACCGCTTCACCACGATGCTCGCCCACCAGCTCCGCCACCTCGGCTTCGCCGTGACGATCGCGCACTGGTCGGAGGCGACGCCGGATGCCGTCGCGGCGGCCGACCTGGTGGTCTCGGGCCCCGGGCCCGGCGACCCCCGCGATGCGGACAGCGATCGGATCGCGCGCCTGCGCGAGGTCGTCGGAGCCCGCCTCGACGCGCGCGCGCCCCTCCTCGCCGTCTGTCTGAGCCATCAGGTCCTCGCCGACCGGCTGGGCATCGACCTCGCGCCGTTGGCGAGCCCGCACCAGGGGCTCCAGAAGACCGTCGACGTGTTCGGGGCCGCGGCATCCATCGGGTTCTACAACACCTTCACGGCACGCGTCGCGCCGGGGACCGACCGGGTGGGCGCGACCGACGTGGCCGCGGACGCCGTGACGGGCGATGTCTACGCGCTCCGAGGGCCCGGGTACGCGTCCGTGCAGGGCCACCTCGAGTCGATCCTGTCGCGGGACGGCCTGACGACCCTCGACCGGCTGGTCACGCACGCCCTCAGCCCCGTCGAGGGCTGA
- a CDS encoding M50 family metallopeptidase: MTVLAFIIGVLVLVVGLAVSIALHEVGHLAPAKAFGVRVGQYMIGFGPRIFSRRIGETEYGFRLLPLGGFISMAGMYPPSKAAAEGEPETGTPRRRRLFESMIQDARVVNDETLKGDGGERAFYRLPVYKRVIIMLGGPAMNLILAIILFAIMFSGIGVQTATTTVAAVNECVLPAQTSKTACAAGDPVSPAAAAGIRPGDVIVSVDGTAVDTFAEASAIIQKSPEKTLPIVVDRDGVRQTLEVTPVLATREVPAADGTMATAEVGFVGMSATVAYVPQPIWEGPQAAIEQTGRVMGIIWQLPARVYQTAVDTFTGAGRDPNGPLSVVGAGRLAGEVAATDAPILNRVSGMLALLGSLNIALFVFNLVPLLPLDGGHIVVALWDGLKRVWSRLTGRRAPRPVDATKLIPVTYIVVIGLVLMGGTLILADIVNPVQLFG, translated from the coding sequence GTGACCGTTCTCGCATTCATCATCGGCGTCCTCGTGCTGGTGGTCGGACTCGCCGTGTCGATCGCCCTCCATGAGGTCGGACACCTGGCGCCGGCGAAGGCGTTCGGCGTCCGTGTCGGCCAGTACATGATCGGCTTCGGTCCCCGGATCTTCTCCCGGAGGATCGGCGAGACGGAGTACGGGTTCCGCCTCCTGCCGCTCGGCGGATTCATCTCCATGGCCGGGATGTACCCTCCCTCGAAGGCCGCTGCCGAGGGCGAGCCCGAGACGGGAACCCCCCGTCGCCGCCGGTTGTTCGAGTCGATGATCCAGGACGCCCGCGTCGTCAACGACGAGACGCTCAAGGGCGACGGCGGTGAGCGCGCCTTCTACCGCCTGCCCGTCTACAAGCGGGTCATCATCATGCTGGGCGGACCGGCCATGAACCTCATCCTGGCGATCATCCTGTTCGCGATCATGTTCTCGGGGATCGGTGTGCAGACCGCCACCACGACGGTTGCCGCCGTGAACGAATGCGTCCTCCCCGCCCAGACGTCGAAGACCGCCTGCGCGGCCGGTGATCCGGTGTCGCCGGCGGCGGCCGCCGGCATCCGTCCGGGAGATGTCATCGTCTCGGTCGACGGGACCGCCGTCGACACCTTCGCCGAGGCGTCCGCGATCATCCAGAAGTCTCCCGAGAAGACGCTTCCGATCGTCGTCGACCGCGATGGTGTGCGGCAGACCCTCGAGGTCACCCCGGTCCTCGCGACGCGCGAGGTGCCCGCGGCGGACGGCACCATGGCGACCGCGGAGGTGGGGTTCGTGGGCATGTCCGCCACCGTCGCGTACGTCCCTCAGCCGATCTGGGAGGGGCCGCAGGCAGCGATCGAGCAGACCGGCCGTGTCATGGGCATCATCTGGCAGCTACCCGCCCGCGTGTACCAGACCGCGGTGGACACGTTCACCGGTGCCGGTCGCGACCCGAACGGTCCCCTCTCTGTCGTGGGCGCCGGGCGTCTCGCGGGTGAGGTCGCCGCGACCGACGCACCGATCCTCAACCGCGTCTCGGGCATGCTCGCGCTGCTCGGCTCGTTGAACATCGCCCTGTTCGTCTTCAATCTCGTGCCGCTGCTGCCGCTGGACGGCGGCCACATCGTCGTCGCGCTCTGGGACGGACTCAAGCGCGTGTGGTCGCGGCTGACGGGGCGTCGCGCGCCGCGACCGGTCGACGCCACGAAGCTCATTCCGGTGACCTACATCGTCGTGATCGGTCTCGTCCTCATGGGCGGCACGCTGATCCTCGCCGACATCGTCAACCCGGTCCAGCTGTTCGGCTGA
- a CDS encoding DUF1775 domain-containing protein — protein MTTRPARRSALTLTGLALGGALVLAAPMAASAHVHVHADGAAAGATSRLDFSFSHGCDGAATTALVFDIPQGVDNVTPVVDGVWKVSRVLGENNVPTQVTYTAITPIEDGLAASASFDALFSSKVGGTDVAFPVTQQCATGETEWNQIVKDGEDPETLESPAPVVAVGAASAASSDHDDDDHAAAAAPAAAATSTDPIATWLGGGALVLGAAALVVAILNRRKV, from the coding sequence ATGACCACTCGTCCTGCGCGCCGTTCGGCGCTCACCCTCACCGGCCTCGCCCTCGGCGGCGCCCTCGTCCTCGCCGCTCCGATGGCGGCATCCGCCCACGTCCACGTCCACGCCGACGGTGCCGCCGCCGGCGCGACCTCGCGGCTGGACTTCTCCTTCAGCCACGGCTGCGACGGCGCGGCGACCACCGCCCTCGTCTTCGACATCCCCCAGGGAGTCGACAACGTCACCCCCGTCGTCGACGGCGTGTGGAAGGTCAGTCGCGTCCTCGGCGAGAACAACGTGCCCACCCAGGTCACCTACACCGCGATCACCCCGATCGAGGACGGCCTCGCGGCCTCGGCCTCGTTCGATGCCCTCTTCTCGTCCAAGGTCGGCGGCACCGACGTCGCCTTCCCCGTCACGCAGCAGTGTGCGACGGGCGAGACCGAGTGGAACCAGATCGTGAAGGACGGCGAAGACCCCGAGACGCTGGAGTCGCCCGCCCCCGTCGTCGCGGTCGGCGCCGCCTCCGCGGCTTCGTCGGATCACGACGACGATGACCACGCCGCCGCCGCCGCACCGGCGGCGGCGGCGACCTCCACGGATCCGATCGCCACGTGGCTCGGCGGCGGAGCCCTCGTCCTCGGAGCCGCCGCGCTCGTCGTCGCGATCCTGAACCGCCGCAAGGTCTGA
- a CDS encoding Mur ligase family protein has translation MQNPSAPPPVLRPSAPKAVPLADVAAHLGLDRRADVEGVAVRGVTLATADLRPGELFVAVRGVHRHGAEFAGDAIAQGAVAIVTDAAGAELLPEPGVPVLVVEDPRAILGNLSSLVYGTGAGASLPPLLAVTGTNGKTSVTHLMEGMLQGLGVVTGLSSTAERHIAGEVIPSRLTTPEASEMHALIGLMREREVDAILVEVSAQALTRHRVDGLHFDVAGFTNLSHDHLDDYGDMTEYLAAKAALFTPARARRAVICVDQPAGMEIAATAGIPVTTVLTPAIAEDPAVGADWRVEIISETPEGTTFTLTGPSGALTTTVPVIGPHMASNAGLAIVMLLEAGWEWTALTGLLHGRRIEAHLPGRIERLSGDRGPALYLDFGHSPDAFAKTLDAVRRVTAGRVIMVCGANGDRDTTKRADMGAVAALGSDILVITDQHPRSEDPALIRRALIDGARAARPDVVVHEVTPPEEAIATAVSLAGDGDAILWAGPGHQHYREIRGVRTPFDATGAAQDALRRAGWPVAG, from the coding sequence ATGCAGAACCCCTCCGCTCCGCCCCCCGTCCTCCGGCCCTCGGCTCCGAAGGCCGTGCCCCTCGCCGACGTCGCGGCCCATCTGGGTCTCGACCGGCGCGCGGACGTCGAGGGTGTCGCCGTCCGCGGCGTGACGCTCGCCACGGCGGACCTCCGCCCCGGCGAGCTCTTCGTCGCCGTCCGCGGCGTGCACCGCCACGGGGCCGAGTTCGCGGGGGATGCGATCGCGCAGGGCGCCGTCGCGATCGTGACGGATGCCGCCGGCGCCGAACTCCTGCCGGAGCCCGGCGTCCCCGTCCTCGTGGTCGAGGACCCGCGCGCGATCCTCGGCAACCTGTCCTCGCTCGTCTACGGCACGGGAGCGGGAGCTTCCCTCCCCCCTCTTCTGGCGGTGACGGGCACGAACGGCAAGACCAGCGTCACCCACCTCATGGAGGGGATGCTGCAGGGCCTCGGCGTCGTCACGGGGCTCTCGTCGACGGCGGAGCGCCACATCGCCGGAGAGGTGATCCCGTCGCGGTTGACGACACCCGAGGCATCCGAGATGCATGCGCTCATCGGGCTCATGCGCGAGCGCGAAGTCGACGCGATCCTCGTCGAGGTCAGCGCTCAGGCTCTCACTCGGCATCGCGTCGATGGACTCCACTTCGACGTCGCGGGTTTCACCAACCTCTCGCACGACCACCTCGACGACTACGGGGACATGACCGAGTACCTCGCGGCAAAAGCCGCGCTCTTCACGCCGGCACGCGCGCGGCGGGCCGTGATCTGCGTCGACCAGCCGGCGGGAATGGAGATCGCGGCGACCGCCGGCATCCCTGTCACGACGGTCCTCACCCCCGCGATCGCGGAAGACCCGGCCGTCGGCGCGGACTGGCGGGTCGAGATCATCTCGGAGACCCCCGAGGGCACCACCTTCACGCTGACCGGCCCCTCGGGCGCGCTGACGACGACCGTCCCGGTCATCGGCCCGCACATGGCCTCGAACGCGGGCCTCGCGATCGTCATGCTGCTCGAGGCCGGGTGGGAGTGGACGGCGCTGACGGGGCTCCTCCACGGTCGTCGCATCGAGGCTCACCTCCCCGGCCGCATCGAGCGACTGTCCGGCGACCGCGGTCCCGCGCTCTACCTCGACTTCGGTCACTCCCCCGACGCGTTCGCCAAGACGCTCGACGCGGTGCGACGGGTCACAGCCGGTCGCGTCATCATGGTCTGCGGAGCGAACGGCGACCGCGACACGACCAAGCGAGCCGACATGGGCGCCGTCGCGGCCCTCGGGAGTGACATCCTCGTCATCACCGACCAGCATCCCCGCTCCGAGGATCCCGCCCTGATCCGTCGTGCCCTCATCGACGGCGCCCGCGCGGCAAGGCCCGACGTCGTCGTGCACGAGGTGACTCCCCCGGAGGAGGCGATCGCGACGGCCGTCTCGCTGGCCGGCGACGGCGATGCGATCCTGTGGGCGGGGCCGGGGCACCAGCACTACCGGGAGATCCGCGGCGTACGGACGCCGTTCGACGCTACGGGCGCCGCGCAGGACGCCCTCCGCCGAGCCGGGTGGCCCGTCGCCGGCTGA
- the dxr gene encoding 1-deoxy-D-xylulose-5-phosphate reductoisomerase produces the protein MRRILILGSTGSIGTQALDVIRANRDRFEVVGLAAGRDRDGMQAQADEFGVSETALGSAEAERLVRSVEADVVLNGITGSVGLGPTLAALETGAILALANKESLIVGGPLVTKLAAPGQIVPVDSEHSAIAQCLRSGDAVEVRRLVLTASGGPFRGRSRDQLHGVTPREALAHPTWDMGRVVTTNSATLVNKGLEVIEAHLLFDVPYDRIDVTVHPQSIVHSMVEFIDGSTIAQASPPDMRLPISLSLDWPHRVAGVGAPLDWTTASTWTFEPLDVDAFPSVALAKQVGVAGATYPAVFNAANEQAVDAFHEGALPFLGIVDTISRVVDAHEAPSELTRESLADAERWARATADRMIAER, from the coding sequence ATGCGACGCATCCTGATCCTGGGTTCCACCGGCTCGATCGGAACGCAGGCACTCGATGTCATCCGCGCGAACCGCGATCGTTTCGAGGTCGTCGGCCTGGCCGCCGGGCGTGATCGCGACGGGATGCAGGCGCAGGCCGACGAGTTCGGGGTCTCCGAGACGGCTCTGGGCTCGGCTGAGGCCGAACGGCTGGTGCGAAGCGTCGAGGCCGACGTCGTCCTCAACGGCATCACCGGATCCGTGGGGCTCGGGCCGACGCTCGCGGCTCTCGAGACCGGAGCGATCCTCGCGCTCGCCAACAAGGAGTCCCTCATCGTCGGCGGGCCGCTCGTGACGAAGCTCGCGGCCCCCGGTCAGATCGTCCCGGTCGACTCCGAGCACTCCGCCATCGCGCAGTGCCTCCGGTCGGGCGATGCCGTGGAGGTGCGCCGGCTCGTCCTCACCGCTTCGGGTGGACCGTTCCGCGGGCGTTCACGCGATCAGCTGCATGGTGTGACGCCCCGCGAGGCCCTTGCGCATCCGACCTGGGACATGGGGCGCGTCGTGACGACCAACTCCGCGACGCTCGTGAACAAGGGGCTCGAGGTCATCGAGGCGCACCTCCTCTTCGACGTCCCCTACGACCGCATCGATGTCACCGTCCACCCGCAGTCGATCGTCCACTCGATGGTGGAGTTCATCGACGGGTCGACGATCGCTCAGGCATCCCCGCCCGACATGCGCCTCCCCATCTCCCTCTCCCTCGATTGGCCGCACCGGGTCGCCGGCGTCGGCGCTCCGCTGGACTGGACGACGGCGTCGACGTGGACCTTCGAGCCCCTCGACGTCGACGCCTTCCCGAGTGTCGCGCTCGCCAAGCAGGTCGGCGTCGCCGGTGCGACCTATCCCGCCGTCTTCAACGCCGCCAACGAGCAGGCCGTCGACGCCTTCCACGAGGGTGCGCTCCCGTTCCTCGGCATCGTCGACACGATCTCCCGCGTCGTCGACGCCCATGAAGCCCCGAGCGAACTGACCCGCGAATCGTTGGCCGACGCCGAGAGGTGGGCCCGGGCGACGGCCGATCGGATGATCGCCGAGCGCTGA
- a CDS encoding FKBP-type peptidyl-prolyl cis-trans isomerase gives MRLRPLAALSAAAAAVLILAGCASGQGSAQPTGTAAADLCAAAAPSGSASDSVKVDGEAGKPSKATFSTPLEPKELEVTVLDEGKGAAVKPGEFVSYAMTAYNAKTGEELATVGYTPGEFLPSQLSANSVLGQVFGCGKIGTRVVATFPATDKAQAEVYVLDLLGTVPTAAWGEPQGAPAGFPTVALADNGAPKVTIPEGQDPPAKTEVAVLKKGDGYTVNKGDYALIQYTGVRWSNGATFDSTWEKGSPIAYPTTQYVPGFQKALEGQTVGSQVLVVIPPADGYGEGKINETDLKGETIVFVVDILGAQSPTAGSPEE, from the coding sequence GTGCGTCTTCGTCCCCTTGCCGCCTTGTCCGCCGCCGCTGCGGCCGTCCTCATCCTGGCCGGGTGCGCCTCCGGTCAGGGCTCCGCTCAGCCCACCGGGACTGCGGCTGCCGACCTGTGCGCTGCGGCGGCGCCTTCCGGCTCGGCATCCGACTCCGTCAAGGTCGACGGTGAGGCCGGAAAGCCCTCGAAGGCGACGTTCTCGACCCCGCTGGAGCCGAAGGAGCTCGAGGTCACCGTGCTCGACGAGGGCAAGGGCGCTGCCGTCAAGCCCGGCGAGTTCGTCTCGTACGCGATGACGGCGTACAACGCGAAGACCGGCGAAGAGCTCGCCACCGTCGGTTACACGCCCGGCGAATTCCTCCCGTCGCAGCTGTCGGCCAACTCCGTCCTCGGTCAGGTGTTCGGATGCGGCAAGATCGGCACGCGCGTCGTCGCCACCTTCCCCGCCACGGACAAGGCTCAGGCCGAGGTCTACGTACTCGATCTGCTCGGCACCGTCCCGACGGCGGCATGGGGTGAGCCCCAGGGCGCACCCGCTGGCTTCCCGACGGTGGCTCTCGCCGACAACGGAGCACCGAAGGTCACGATCCCCGAGGGGCAGGATCCGCCCGCGAAGACCGAGGTCGCCGTCCTGAAGAAGGGCGACGGCTACACCGTCAACAAGGGTGACTACGCCCTCATCCAGTACACGGGCGTGCGCTGGTCGAACGGTGCGACGTTCGACTCGACGTGGGAGAAGGGCTCGCCGATCGCGTACCCCACGACGCAGTACGTGCCGGGATTCCAGAAGGCCCTCGAAGGCCAGACCGTGGGTTCCCAGGTCCTCGTCGTGATCCCGCCGGCCGACGGGTACGGCGAGGGCAAGATCAACGAGACCGACCTGAAGGGCGAGACGATCGTGTTCGTGGTCGACATCCTCGGCGCGCAGTCTCCCACCGCGGGTTCGCCCGAGGAGTGA